The window GTGGATCAAAACCAGGTTTTGTAACATATGACAACCAACAAACCATTTATGTAACGCCTGATGAGGAATTAATTATTAGACTGAAAAAATAATTCAAAAAAACCGCTCTCTCATTACGAGCGGTTTTTCACTTTAAATATTAAGCTACATTAGGAGAATATTGTGTTTTTCTTACGCTCCATATTACTAAAGAAATTAATAATGAAACGACTGTATAAAATACTGCCCAGCCAAAAATACCTGCCCAACCTACATTTGTAATGAAAGGCATAATAATTGTTGGAATGTTAAAGGAAATAAAAAGTATACTAGGTGCTACAAAATATCTTCTATATTTGATTGCACATAATAGTGAAAATGAAATAGTTAGTAATGGCAGGACTATTAAATAAAGTGGTATTTCCCACATAAAGAATCACCTCAATTCTTATTTTTCATCGATTATAATTTACGACATATTAAATATATCCAATCTAGAAGACGAAAATGACATAAGAATGTTTCAGCCTTTTTGTGAAAAAATTACTTTATTGAAAAAATGGGTTACATGTTTTAAAGGTACTAACTTTTGATGATAGCACGAGGCACTCGCTTTCCGCCGGCGTATCGGGAGCCTCCTCGGCGCACGGCGCCTGTGGGGTCTCCCTTTATCCGCTTCTCCCGCAGAACAAGGAAGGCTCCGGAGTGTTACATCGCACGAAGAAAATGCGGAAGCATTTTCGAGGAGTCTCTCGCCTCGTGCTATCATCAACTTACTTAGTTTTATAAACTCAAGGACTATTGCTAACTTTTAGTTTATTGTATAACGTATTCCATTAGAAATATTTAACATTTTGTAAAATTAATTATTTATCCAAGATTCATCAGAAGGATTTTGTACCCATAAGTTTAATTTTTCTTTATCGCTTTCTTCAATATATCCTTTTTGAATTGCTACTTTTACAAGTGTTTCGAAATTACAAAGTGATACAGACTTTATTTCGTTTTTCTGGAAGTTTTCATTTCCTATTGGGAGGTTGTATGTAAAAATCGAAACCACTCCTAGTACCTCAGCTCCAGCTTCTCTCAACGCTTTTACAGCAGTGATTGCACTTCCCCCAGTAGATATTAGATCTTCTACTACGACCACTTTTTGTCCAGGTTGTACAAGACCTTCAATTTGTTTGCCTTTTCCGTGTTCTTTCGCTTTACTTCTAACGTAGCACATCGGTATGTTTAAACGGTCACTGATAAAGGCTGCATGTGGTATACCAGCAGTAGCTGTCCCAGCAATTACTTCAACATCATGGTAATTCTCTTTTATAAGTTGAGCTAAACCGTCAGCTATTGTTTGACGAACTTCAGGGTAGGAAAGTGTAAGTCTGTTATCACAATATATTGGTGATTTAATCCCAGATGACCATGTGAATGGATCATTTGGTTGAAGGAAAACTGCCCGGATCGTCAATAATTGTTCTGCCACTATTTCTTTCATCTTACTCCTACCCCTCTCCATTGCCTTAATACTTCTTCATAAGCAGTTTTAGGGTCATTTGCCTTCGTAATCGTTCTACCAACCACTATTGCTGTAGATCCAAGCTTACTTGCTTGAATAGGTGTCACAACCCTTGCTTGATCGTCATTATTGTTTTCCGCTAATCTAATCCCAGGTGTAACCTTCAAAAATCCTTCACCTAGTTCTTCTCCTAAAAGAGGAGCCTCTTTGGCGGAACAGACTACTCCATCCAGTCCGCTTTCTTTCGCATTTTTTGCATAGGCTAGTACTGTAGCATCTAATGATGAATTAATTAATAGTTCTTGTTTCATACGTTCTTCTGTCATACTCGTTAATTGTGTAACAGCAATTAGAGCTGGCCTTTTTCCATTAACAGATCCTTCTTCTAACCCTTTAAGAGCTGCTTTCATCATGTCGCTCCCACCAGAAGCATGAACATTTGTTAAATCCACACCTAATTTAGCTATGCCTCTCATCGCTTTATAAACAGTGTGAGGAATATCATGTAGTTTTAGATCTAAAAATATGGCATGACCTTTCGCTTTAATATCTTTAATAATGGTGGGTCCTTCTTGATAAAAAAGTTCCATTCCTACTTTTACAAACAACTTCTCTTCTTTGAAATACTCTAGAAATTCCATTACTTCTTCTTTGGAAGCGAAATCAAGCGCGACTATAAGTTCTTTGTTCATCTGTTTTCCAGCTCCTTCCGATTAATTCAGATATATGATTTACTCCTAATTCGTCAAGAGCGTTAGGTAGTTCTTCAATGATAGTAGGACATATATATGGGTCAACAAAGTTTGCTGTTCCTATTGCCACTGCACTCGCACCTGCATAGAAAAATTCCAACACATCTTCGACCGAGTCCACTCCGCCCATACCGATAATTGGAATGTTTACTTTTTGACTTACTTCGTAAATCATTCGAATAGCTACAGGTTTTATCGCTGGTCCGGATAATCCACCAGTTCCATTTGCTAAGATTGGCTTTCCTGTCTTTAAGTCTAGTCTCATTCCTAGTAATGTGTTAATCATCGTTAAGCCATCTGCACCTGCTCGCTCAATTGCCATTGCAATCTCCACGATATTTGTAACGTTAGGAGAAAGTTTAACGTAAACAGGAACATCAGAAACTTCCTTTACTGCTTTTGTTACGGCATAAGCAACTTCAGGTTGAGTACCAAAAGCAATTCCACCTTCTTTAACGTTCGGGCAAGAAATATTTAATTCTAATGCATGTACGTTACGAGCTTTTGAAATAGTTTTAGCCACTTCTACATAATCTTCCAGTTGGGAAC is drawn from Bacillus alkalisoli and contains these coding sequences:
- the pyrF gene encoding orotidine-5'-phosphate decarboxylase, which encodes MNKELIVALDFASKEEVMEFLEYFKEEKLFVKVGMELFYQEGPTIIKDIKAKGHAIFLDLKLHDIPHTVYKAMRGIAKLGVDLTNVHASGGSDMMKAALKGLEEGSVNGKRPALIAVTQLTSMTEERMKQELLINSSLDATVLAYAKNAKESGLDGVVCSAKEAPLLGEELGEGFLKVTPGIRLAENNNDDQARVVTPIQASKLGSTAIVVGRTITKANDPKTAYEEVLRQWRGVGVR
- a CDS encoding dihydroorotate dehydrogenase yields the protein MNRLNIHLPGLNLKNPIMPASGCFGFGREYAKLYDLSKLGAIMIKATTELPRFGNPTPRVAETPGGMLNAIGLQNPGLQKVMEEELSFLEQFDVPIIANVAGSQLEDYVEVAKTISKARNVHALELNISCPNVKEGGIAFGTQPEVAYAVTKAVKEVSDVPVYVKLSPNVTNIVEIAMAIERAGADGLTMINTLLGMRLDLKTGKPILANGTGGLSGPAIKPVAIRMIYEVSQKVNIPIIGMGGVDSVEDVLEFFYAGASAVAIGTANFVDPYICPTIIEELPNALDELGVNHISELIGRSWKTDEQRTYSRA
- the pyrE gene encoding orotate phosphoribosyltransferase gives rise to the protein MKEIVAEQLLTIRAVFLQPNDPFTWSSGIKSPIYCDNRLTLSYPEVRQTIADGLAQLIKENYHDVEVIAGTATAGIPHAAFISDRLNIPMCYVRSKAKEHGKGKQIEGLVQPGQKVVVVEDLISTGGSAITAVKALREAGAEVLGVVSIFTYNLPIGNENFQKNEIKSVSLCNFETLVKVAIQKGYIEESDKEKLNLWVQNPSDESWINN